The Azospirillum sp. TSA2s region TGTGGCCGGTCGGGACCCCTTGTTCGTTCCGCCCTAATCACATGAAATCGCTTTTGGGTGGATTATAGAGAAGGTCAAAATGGAAATTGCAATTATGGAACGATGTATATGGAGTGGCGTGCCATCACCCAGCTCCTCATCGTTGTCGTTGGATTTCACGACCGGCAGACAACTACCGCTTACCGGATTCATTGCGGCACACGGTACCGATCCAGCTCTGTTCTCCAGCATGGTCTCTCCGCAACACTGCGCATCGGCTTCTGCTGCGTCAGGGAGCTTGGGGATAGATCAATGGGTATTGTGCATGACCGGTGCCAAAGCAGCACACCCAAACTTGGTGGGGCGGCCGTGCGACATAATGATTGCCAAAGGCACCGATACGTAGGAACCAAGCATGACTATCAACCAGATAGCCGCTCTACAGCGTTTCCGCGCTGAAATGCAAGGTTGTTCACTGGCCAGCCCAGCTTCTCTTTGGGGGCCCTGGGGCACCTTTCAACGGTCAGCCCAAGGCAGCGTGATGGTGACGCATAGGCCACCGTCCGGGTGGTTATCAAGGCTGATATCACCTCCATGCGCCCGGATCGTTGTGCGCGCGATGGTCAAGCCAAGACCGAAGCCGCCGGTTTCCCGGGAGCGGGAGCGCTCCACTCGATAGAACGGGTGGAACACTTTCTCCATCTCGGCCTCGGGTATGCCGGGGCCCTCGTCTACCACCTCGACATGGATTTTGCCGTTGCCCACCGACAGGGTGACGCGCGCACGCGCTCCGTATTTGACTGCGTTGTCGATCAGATTCATGAAAGCGCGCTTGAGCATCACCGGACGGCAGCGCACCGGAACATGGCGCGCACCGGCATACTCCGCGCTGTACCCGGAATCGGTCAGCGTGTCGCAGATCGTCGCCAGCGTGACCGCCAGATCGATCACCTCGGTTTCCTCCTGCACGCCGTCATCGCGCAGGAAGGCCAGCGTTGCCGAAATCATCGTCTCCATATCGGAGATCTCGCTCAGCATCTTGGCATGCTGTTCGTCGTCTTCGACGAATTCAGCCCGCAATCGCAGGATGGTGAGCGGCGTCCGCAGATCGTGGGACAGGGCCGCAAACATCTGCGTACGGTCGGTTAGCAGCCGCTGGATGCGCTTTTGCATCTCGTTAAAGGCGTGAGCAGCCAGACGCACCTCGCTGGGGCCGGTTTCAGGCAGCGGCGGGGCGGTGACATCGACGCCGAGCCGCTCGGCGGCACGGGCCATGGCACGCAAAGGTGCCGTCGTGGAACGGATGAGAAGGACGGACAGGCCGGCCACTGCCAAGGCCATCAGGCCGGTCGACAGCAGTAAGCCATGCGGGGTGCTCGGCGGCTGCTCGGCCAGAATGTAGCGTAGGTTGAGCCAACTCTCGTCTGGCAACTGTGCAGAGACCAGCAGCATGTGACCACCGTCGCCCGGGTGGTCGGGGTCTGCGGCGAAGGCAAGGTAGAGGGGGCGTTCGCGCTGGTCAGGCGTGGCTTCGCGCAGACGGTTGAGCAGCGCATCGAGTTGAGGGTCACCGGGGTTCGTGGCTGTTGTCAGCGGCACGCGGCTCCAATGAACGTCAAGCCGACGGCCCGACAGCAATTGCGCGGTCCGCTCGCGTTCGCTTGGCTCGGCCTTCAGGACAGCGGCCCGCACCGTCGCGATCCGTTCCGCCGCTTCATGCTCAATTGAATTGCCAAATTGAGATAGAAGATCGATGCGATAGGCACCGATGCTGGCCAAATGGGAGAGCGTTAGCCCGGCCATCATCACAGCGATAGTGCGCGCCGCCATACTGTCCGGAACCAGACGGACGCGCATTACAGCCGTTCCACCGTCGCAGCGAACACATAGCCTGCACCGCGCACAGTCTTGATCATGCTTTGCTCAGCGTCCGTCTCGACCTTGCGCCGCAGCCGGCTCACCTGGACATCAATCGTCCGATCGAACGCCGAGGCCGCCCGGCTGCGGGTGATGTCGAGCAGTTGATCGCGCGTAAGAACGCGCTGGGGGTTCTCAACGAAGGCGAGGAGCAGATCATATTCGCCGGTGGTCAGCTCGACCAGCGCCCCGTCGGGCGAGCGCAATTCACGGCGTACCAGATCCAGCTGCCAGTCGGCAAAGCGCAGGATGCGTCCGCCGCTGTTCGGCGGATCGAACTGATCGCCCGGCATGGTCGTGCGGCGCAGGACCGCCTTGATGCGCGCCAGCAATTCCCGCGGATTGAAGGGTTTGGCGACATAGTCGTCGGCCCCCATTTCCAGACCGACGATACGATCGGTTTCCTCGCCCATGGCCGTCAGCATGATGATGGGCACGGCCGAGGTCGACCGCAGTTCACGGCACAGTTTCAGCCCGTCATCCCCAGGCAACATCAGATCGAGAACGAGGAGATCGATGGGGCCGTTGCGCAGGCATTCCCGCATCTCATAGCCGTCGCGGGCAGCGGTGACCTTGAAGTCGTGCATGCGGAGAAACCGCCCCAACAGGTCACGGATCTCTTTGTTGTCGTCAACAACCAAGATGTGATGCAGGCTCATGGTGCTCGAACAGGTTTTTACAGTTGGGGTGCCACGGGTGAGATCGATACGAGGATCGCGCTGGAAGTAAGATCAGTAAGCGGGAAAAATGAATATGCAGGTTCCCATTACAGTTTGAAATATGCTGAATCGATCGGAGTTTGCCAGCGTCCCAATACCTGAGAGACCACGGCGCCATGACGAAGCGAACAGCGCCCAAATACGCTCCTGAACTGCACGGACGCACGGTGCGAACCGTATAGTAGCATGCGGGAAAGCGCGCTTCATAGTGGGCAGTGAGCCGGCCGGTCGCGGCGATAACTGGCTGCAATTCTGAGACAC contains the following coding sequences:
- a CDS encoding ATP-binding protein, whose amino-acid sequence is MRVRLVPDSMAARTIAVMMAGLTLSHLASIGAYRIDLLSQFGNSIEHEAAERIATVRAAVLKAEPSERERTAQLLSGRRLDVHWSRVPLTTATNPGDPQLDALLNRLREATPDQRERPLYLAFAADPDHPGDGGHMLLVSAQLPDESWLNLRYILAEQPPSTPHGLLLSTGLMALAVAGLSVLLIRSTTAPLRAMARAAERLGVDVTAPPLPETGPSEVRLAAHAFNEMQKRIQRLLTDRTQMFAALSHDLRTPLTILRLRAEFVEDDEQHAKMLSEISDMETMISATLAFLRDDGVQEETEVIDLAVTLATICDTLTDSGYSAEYAGARHVPVRCRPVMLKRAFMNLIDNAVKYGARARVTLSVGNGKIHVEVVDEGPGIPEAEMEKVFHPFYRVERSRSRETGGFGLGLTIARTTIRAHGGDISLDNHPDGGLCVTITLPWADR
- a CDS encoding response regulator yields the protein MSLHHILVVDDNKEIRDLLGRFLRMHDFKVTAARDGYEMRECLRNGPIDLLVLDLMLPGDDGLKLCRELRSTSAVPIIMLTAMGEETDRIVGLEMGADDYVAKPFNPRELLARIKAVLRRTTMPGDQFDPPNSGGRILRFADWQLDLVRRELRSPDGALVELTTGEYDLLLAFVENPQRVLTRDQLLDITRSRAASAFDRTIDVQVSRLRRKVETDAEQSMIKTVRGAGYVFAATVERL